In one window of Dyella thiooxydans DNA:
- a CDS encoding right-handed parallel beta-helix repeat-containing protein codes for MIRSLAVPLICRPLASPSVRRRSSRRKAPLHALLAVLSLLLGSTSLPASATNWWTPTPSLTIGAATINVRNAGALGDGVHNDTAAFQAAINALPSTGGTIVVPPGRYMIDATRSISLRSHTRLKMDVAAQLVAFPNSQSRYYVVKAWKLTDVEISGGQIVGDRVRHVGTAGEWGMGLDILASSKVYVHDLKVSDCWGDGIYVGAIGSPGSAVPSSDVTLNRVSSSNNRRQGLSFGPVARAYVVNSTFLNSNGTAPQAGIDIEPSTQGNSKDVRIEASTMTGNLGNGLELHDHVSGLVVKSSTIKRNNGFGILSVGAYKAWIAVNTIAENGLDGVAVTSTTHDVKITGNTINYNSTRWFYANNKSIYTLTSSARDLRIDSTTSGIYLASNVLSPKP; via the coding sequence ATGATCCGTTCCCTTGCTGTTCCCCTGATCTGCCGCCCCCTGGCAAGTCCTTCCGTCCGTCGTCGCAGCTCAAGACGGAAAGCGCCGCTTCATGCACTGCTGGCGGTGTTGTCGCTCTTGCTGGGTAGCACGTCGTTGCCGGCATCCGCCACCAACTGGTGGACCCCCACGCCCAGCCTCACGATCGGTGCGGCAACGATCAATGTTCGCAACGCCGGTGCGCTTGGCGATGGGGTGCACAACGACACCGCCGCGTTCCAGGCGGCCATCAATGCTTTGCCTTCCACGGGCGGAACGATCGTGGTACCGCCCGGTCGCTACATGATCGATGCCACCCGCTCGATCAGCCTGCGCTCGCATACTCGCCTGAAGATGGATGTCGCCGCGCAACTGGTTGCGTTCCCCAACAGTCAATCGCGCTACTACGTCGTGAAGGCCTGGAAGCTGACCGACGTGGAAATCAGTGGTGGCCAGATCGTCGGCGATCGGGTGCGGCATGTCGGCACGGCGGGTGAGTGGGGCATGGGTCTGGACATCCTGGCGTCGAGCAAGGTGTATGTGCACGACCTCAAGGTGTCCGACTGCTGGGGCGATGGCATCTACGTCGGAGCCATTGGTTCGCCGGGAAGCGCGGTTCCCTCCTCCGACGTGACGCTCAATCGGGTGTCCTCCAGCAACAATCGCCGGCAGGGTCTGTCGTTCGGACCGGTGGCGCGTGCGTACGTGGTCAACAGTACATTCCTCAATTCGAACGGCACGGCGCCTCAGGCCGGAATCGACATCGAACCGTCGACACAGGGCAACTCCAAGGACGTCCGTATCGAAGCAAGCACGATGACCGGAAACCTCGGTAACGGGCTCGAGCTGCACGACCACGTGAGCGGCCTGGTAGTGAAGTCGAGCACGATCAAGCGGAACAATGGCTTTGGCATCCTGAGCGTGGGGGCCTACAAGGCCTGGATTGCCGTAAACACCATTGCTGAGAACGGCCTCGACGGCGTCGCCGTGACATCCACCACGCATGACGTGAAGATCACCGGAAACACCATCAACTACAACAGTACGCGCTGGTTCTACGCCAACAACAAGTCCATCTATACCCTTACCAGCAGCGCTCGGGACCTTCGCATCGACAGCACGACCAGCGGCATCTATCTGGCCTCCAACGTGTTGTCGCCGAAGCCCTGA
- a CDS encoding glycosyltransferase family 4 protein gives MPGSTYPAHKTAESMHRSAHAIPVRVQHEASPVKFVFFANTDWYLYNFRLATALRLKADGHEVVMLSPPGPFGARFAASGLRWITLSMDRASLGPVREARTLFALISALRRERPDLLHNFTLKCAIYGALAARVVRVPAVVNAVAGMGYVFTSNRTKARVLRPLVSWLLRLSLDRPRSLLILQNPDDATAFAAARLVPADRVRVIRSSGVDVRRFTPVASDSPVHGRLRVLLAARLLWEKGVQEYVDAAALLRREGRSVEFLLAGTPDPGNPRSVEEAQVKRWGREGLVRCLGHVEDMPALLREVEVMVLPSYYREGVPRSLIEAAACGLAIITTDRPGCREVVTHHGVDGLHVAVRDARALADRIAQLDDDRVLLARLGARARQRALSEFDEQLVIQRTVDVYRELLRPAPSATRPTVRPMP, from the coding sequence ATGCCGGGCAGCACGTACCCCGCACACAAAACGGCCGAATCGATGCATCGCAGCGCGCACGCCATTCCAGTGCGCGTTCAACACGAGGCATCACCCGTGAAATTCGTCTTCTTCGCCAATACCGACTGGTATCTGTACAACTTCCGGCTGGCTACCGCGCTACGCCTCAAGGCCGATGGCCATGAGGTAGTGATGCTGTCGCCACCGGGTCCGTTCGGAGCACGCTTCGCGGCCAGCGGCCTGCGCTGGATAACGTTGAGTATGGACCGTGCCAGCCTGGGCCCGGTGCGCGAGGCACGCACCTTGTTCGCGCTGATCTCCGCCCTGCGCAGGGAACGCCCCGACCTGTTGCACAACTTCACGCTCAAATGCGCGATCTACGGTGCGCTGGCGGCCCGGGTGGTCCGCGTACCGGCAGTGGTGAACGCGGTGGCCGGCATGGGCTACGTGTTCACCAGCAACCGCACCAAGGCGCGCGTATTACGCCCGTTGGTGTCCTGGCTGCTCCGGTTGAGCCTCGACCGCCCGCGCTCACTGCTGATATTGCAGAATCCTGACGACGCGACGGCATTCGCTGCCGCGCGCCTTGTTCCGGCTGACCGGGTGAGGGTGATTCGCAGCTCCGGTGTCGATGTGCGCCGCTTCACACCGGTCGCGTCGGACTCGCCGGTACACGGCCGCCTGCGCGTGCTGCTCGCGGCGCGTCTGCTTTGGGAAAAGGGTGTGCAGGAATACGTCGATGCCGCCGCGCTGCTGCGGAGGGAGGGGCGGTCGGTCGAATTCCTGCTCGCCGGTACTCCGGATCCGGGCAATCCGCGATCGGTCGAAGAGGCACAGGTCAAGCGCTGGGGCCGTGAGGGACTGGTGCGTTGCCTCGGGCATGTCGAGGACATGCCCGCGTTGCTTCGCGAGGTCGAGGTGATGGTGCTGCCGAGCTACTACCGCGAGGGTGTTCCCAGGAGCCTGATCGAGGCGGCAGCATGCGGCCTGGCGATCATCACAACGGATCGGCCGGGGTGCCGCGAAGTGGTGACGCACCACGGCGTCGATGGCTTGCATGTCGCGGTCCGCGATGCCCGTGCATTGGCCGATCGCATCGCCCAGCTGGACGATGATCGCGTATTGCTGGCGCGGCTGGGAGCGCGCGCACGGCAACGGGCGCTGAGCGAGTTCGACGAACAGCTGGTGATCCAGCGCACGGTCGATGTCTACCGGGAACTGCTGCGTCCGGCACCGTCGGCAACGCGACCGACGGTTCGTCCGATGCCGTAA
- a CDS encoding right-handed parallel beta-helix repeat-containing protein — protein sequence MNVPVRPDPALSLGRRHFLRRALWLAIGPVLSRVGSTAAMTDPAFFGSTVDVRAHGAFGDGSHDDTAALQASVDALPAAGGTIIVPAGRYRIDAARSVRLRSHMHWRMEVGAELIAMPNRLDRSYVLLVRDVQDVEISGGRIVGERNGHLGTTGEWGHGVAILGARDVHVHDLRIDDCWGDGMAIGTIFDRGAGSGKVVAEDVTLIRVRCGGNRRQGLSITSARRVSVIDSQFIGNGGTAPGCGIDVEPGTVRMGAQDVLISGCTVSANRGSGIQVYGLLGGVSGFRLVDNTVAGNHGFGLLLVDARDGQVHRNTVDENGLAGLLVREGVRDSRIEHNTFSGNGTRLFRGSLQRIARALSGASAVHGDRNVQVLGEARSVVLQNNTMID from the coding sequence ATGAATGTGCCCGTCAGGCCGGATCCGGCACTGTCCCTCGGCCGCCGCCACTTCTTGCGGCGCGCACTGTGGCTGGCCATCGGGCCGGTACTTTCCCGGGTGGGTTCCACGGCAGCCATGACCGATCCGGCCTTCTTCGGGAGCACGGTCGACGTGCGCGCTCACGGTGCATTCGGTGACGGCTCCCATGACGATACCGCCGCGCTGCAGGCATCGGTCGATGCGCTACCGGCCGCTGGAGGCACGATCATCGTGCCGGCGGGCCGATACCGGATCGACGCGGCGCGATCCGTCCGCCTGCGCTCGCACATGCATTGGCGGATGGAGGTCGGCGCTGAACTGATCGCGATGCCCAACAGGCTGGATCGCTCCTACGTGCTGCTGGTGCGCGACGTGCAAGACGTCGAGATCAGCGGTGGCCGTATCGTCGGAGAGCGGAATGGGCACCTCGGTACCACCGGCGAGTGGGGGCACGGCGTGGCCATTCTGGGTGCACGCGACGTGCATGTGCACGACCTCCGGATCGACGACTGCTGGGGTGACGGCATGGCGATCGGCACGATCTTCGATCGTGGTGCAGGAAGCGGCAAGGTCGTCGCCGAGGATGTGACACTGATCCGGGTGCGCTGCGGTGGAAATCGCCGCCAGGGCCTTTCGATCACCTCCGCCCGCCGCGTGTCGGTGATCGACTCGCAGTTCATCGGCAACGGCGGCACTGCACCCGGCTGTGGCATCGACGTGGAGCCCGGCACGGTGCGCATGGGTGCACAGGACGTGCTCATCAGCGGTTGCACGGTATCGGCCAACCGGGGCAGCGGGATTCAGGTTTACGGCCTGCTCGGCGGCGTGTCGGGTTTCCGCCTGGTAGATAACACGGTGGCTGGCAATCACGGATTCGGCTTGCTGCTGGTCGATGCACGCGACGGCCAGGTGCATCGGAACACGGTGGACGAAAACGGCCTGGCCGGCCTGCTGGTGCGCGAGGGTGTCCGCGACAGCCGCATCGAGCACAACACGTTCAGTGGCAATGGCACCCGCCTGTTCCGCGGATCGCTCCAGCGCATCGCGCGGGCGTTGTCCGGGGCCTCCGCAGTGCACGGTGATCGCAACGTCCAGGTGCTGGGCGAGGCGCGCTCTGTCGTGCTGCAAAACAACACGATGATCGATTAG
- a CDS encoding asparagine synthase-related protein, which produces MSGSPLVQAAVVSPGKLGVPAQVQASPYLACVDFSPVQGEYRGGVGALDEVSVADLLRNGFVYPPHSVYRDVKVAFTGFAPGQDLHAAPRFHLPYQSASVPDRPMIGAVDTDALVATYHRLLGDGVVRAVRGMDSPWLLQSGGKDSTSLAMAVAERSPVTVCVTYAGGDEEDELESAQSVARQLGLRHTSLICDPARAYDRYLAMVPAMPLLTADFAMLSYCDLVTHVAEAGGDGLLDGLGSDTYFGLPVSWRGRLLAAAACRLRLAPALFESRLVRSSFPLAYVLGTLQMDGFERFYPGSRFTDIEVDTLFGRPIADCSRQRLELFRADISAAASAEARRRISVTVIEPAVFGKGIYVAAAAGLRLAYPYCDEALRDWVMHAVPDELLIGPGQTNKMLVRRHIAQRFGQLPYVNTKGSFRFDIRGLARRRFDQVYAFAQQARDVLPGAPQWLERHRSRMDNKYFASKFYLLAIILPWLAGLRHDASGSGGPPA; this is translated from the coding sequence ATGAGCGGATCTCCCCTCGTGCAAGCTGCCGTCGTCTCACCCGGTAAGTTGGGCGTGCCCGCGCAGGTCCAAGCCTCACCGTACCTTGCCTGCGTGGATTTCTCACCCGTGCAGGGCGAGTATCGCGGCGGGGTGGGTGCGCTCGACGAAGTGTCGGTGGCCGATCTGCTGCGCAATGGCTTTGTCTATCCACCGCATTCGGTCTATCGAGACGTCAAGGTTGCATTCACCGGTTTCGCGCCGGGACAGGATCTCCACGCGGCTCCGCGCTTCCATCTCCCGTACCAGTCTGCGTCGGTTCCCGACCGCCCGATGATCGGCGCGGTGGACACCGACGCATTGGTGGCGACCTATCACCGGCTGCTCGGCGATGGCGTCGTGCGCGCAGTCAGGGGCATGGACTCGCCGTGGCTTCTGCAGAGCGGTGGCAAAGATTCCACGTCGCTGGCGATGGCGGTCGCGGAACGCAGCCCAGTCACCGTATGCGTCACCTATGCGGGAGGCGACGAAGAGGACGAACTGGAGTCAGCGCAAAGCGTGGCACGTCAGCTCGGCCTCCGCCATACATCGCTCATTTGCGACCCGGCGCGCGCCTATGACCGCTATCTGGCGATGGTGCCGGCGATGCCGCTGTTGACCGCGGATTTCGCCATGCTGTCCTACTGCGATCTGGTCACCCATGTGGCTGAGGCCGGCGGCGACGGCCTGCTGGACGGGCTGGGCTCGGACACTTATTTCGGCTTGCCGGTGTCCTGGCGTGGCAGGTTGCTGGCCGCAGCGGCGTGCAGGCTTCGGCTCGCGCCGGCCCTGTTCGAGTCGCGCCTGGTACGCAGCAGCTTTCCGCTGGCCTACGTACTCGGCACGCTGCAGATGGACGGCTTCGAGCGCTTCTATCCCGGCTCGCGGTTTACCGACATCGAGGTGGATACCCTGTTCGGCCGCCCGATCGCGGACTGCTCGCGTCAGCGGCTGGAGCTGTTCCGCGCCGATATCTCGGCAGCCGCCTCGGCCGAGGCGCGCCGGCGCATTTCCGTCACCGTCATCGAACCGGCCGTCTTCGGCAAGGGCATATACGTTGCCGCGGCGGCGGGCCTGCGCCTGGCCTACCCCTACTGCGACGAGGCACTACGCGACTGGGTGATGCATGCCGTGCCGGACGAGTTGCTTATCGGTCCAGGCCAGACCAACAAGATGCTGGTGCGTCGGCACATCGCACAACGCTTCGGCCAGCTTCCCTACGTGAACACCAAAGGTTCCTTCCGCTTCGATATCCGTGGCCTGGCACGCCGGCGGTTCGATCAGGTGTACGCGTTCGCGCAGCAGGCGCGGGACGTGCTTCCGGGCGCGCCGCAGTGGCTGGAGCGACATCGCTCACGGATGGACAACAAGTACTTCGCCTCCAAGTTCTATCTGCTCGCCATCATCCTTCCCTGGTTGGCCGGTCTTCGACATGACGCTTCTGGATCAGGCGGGCCACCCGCATGA
- a CDS encoding asparagine synthase-related protein: MSASVHPGARTAAFPGRIQMIAGGGSHLLDFSPLRRVHDPGLQLDAVSLADLLRNAFVYPPHSIYHEVKVAISGFEPEQDLHGEPRFRSPHQLAGAIARPLIGEIDREKTVMRYHRLLCEAIAASVNGMKAPWLLQSGGKDSTSMAIALAEVRPDATCVTYLGGIEEDEVDSARFVAQRLGLRHEVLVCDSGRAYDRYLAMMPAMPLLTADFATLSYADLASTVAAVGGDGVIDALGSDPYFGMPTGWRQRLKALLAWHLPLPHALLESAPVAASFRMSYALGTMQMDRFERFFPGSRFTDAEVDALFGRPVAASSRQRLRLFRDAVLAAPTMQARRCLAAVILEAATFGKGLYIAGALDLKLAYPYCDEPLRQWIFREVPDALLIGPGGINKVLVREHIARHFQRLPYVKDKGCFRFDLVDLARKRFDQVHAFAVDTKTQLPGATDWLERHRDRLDNKYFASKFYLLAIILPWLLARAASADDLSAHNGGAS; encoded by the coding sequence GTGAGCGCCTCGGTCCATCCTGGTGCCCGGACAGCTGCATTCCCCGGCCGCATCCAGATGATTGCGGGGGGCGGCTCGCATCTCCTGGATTTCTCGCCGCTTCGCCGGGTGCATGATCCCGGCCTGCAACTGGACGCTGTGTCGCTGGCCGACCTGCTGCGGAACGCTTTCGTGTATCCGCCGCACTCGATCTACCATGAGGTGAAGGTGGCCATCTCCGGCTTCGAACCGGAGCAGGACCTGCATGGCGAACCACGGTTCCGTTCTCCGCATCAGCTGGCGGGGGCCATCGCCCGACCCTTGATTGGCGAGATCGATCGCGAAAAGACCGTCATGCGCTACCACCGGCTTCTCTGCGAGGCGATAGCGGCCTCTGTGAATGGCATGAAGGCGCCGTGGCTCCTGCAGAGCGGGGGCAAGGATTCCACCTCGATGGCGATTGCGCTGGCAGAGGTCCGTCCGGACGCCACCTGCGTGACCTACCTCGGCGGAATCGAGGAAGACGAGGTGGATTCGGCGCGCTTCGTGGCGCAGCGGCTGGGTCTGCGCCACGAGGTGCTGGTATGCGACTCCGGTCGTGCCTACGACCGCTACCTGGCGATGATGCCGGCCATGCCGCTGCTTACGGCCGACTTTGCCACGCTTTCGTACGCGGACCTCGCCAGCACAGTGGCTGCAGTCGGCGGTGACGGGGTCATTGATGCATTGGGGTCGGATCCGTATTTCGGGATGCCGACAGGTTGGCGCCAGCGGCTCAAGGCCCTTTTGGCATGGCACCTGCCGCTGCCACATGCTCTGCTGGAGTCGGCCCCGGTGGCCGCAAGCTTTCGCATGTCCTACGCGCTCGGCACGATGCAGATGGACCGCTTCGAGCGCTTCTTCCCTGGCTCGCGTTTCACCGATGCCGAGGTCGACGCACTGTTCGGGCGCCCTGTTGCGGCAAGCTCCCGCCAACGGCTTCGGCTGTTCCGCGACGCGGTCCTTGCCGCGCCGACGATGCAGGCACGCCGCTGCCTGGCGGCGGTGATCCTGGAGGCGGCGACATTCGGCAAGGGCCTCTACATCGCCGGCGCGCTGGACCTGAAGCTTGCGTACCCGTATTGCGACGAGCCATTGCGCCAGTGGATTTTCCGGGAGGTGCCCGACGCCCTGCTGATCGGGCCCGGCGGCATCAACAAGGTACTGGTGCGTGAGCATATCGCCCGCCATTTCCAGCGTTTACCCTATGTGAAAGACAAGGGGTGCTTCCGCTTCGATCTGGTCGATCTGGCCCGCAAGCGCTTCGATCAGGTGCACGCCTTCGCGGTGGATACGAAGACGCAGCTTCCCGGTGCGACGGACTGGCTGGAACGCCACCGCGATCGGCTCGACAACAAGTACTTTGCGTCGAAGTTCTATCTGCTTGCGATCATCCTGCCGTGGCTGCTGGCTCGTGCCGCGTCGGCGGATGACCTGTCCGCGCATAACGGCGGTGCGTCATGA
- a CDS encoding EpsG family protein produces the protein MSMRATASVPAHGDVSVANARWVLGALLILAACLVADAVVAVRGFDVGTDTHVYAGFFLAMRDHLVHTRFEPGFVLVTRALSATGMSVAAYQGSLFALSLLVAATAARRYFHYLDMRGDYLTFLAVSLMCLFLSPMFVNGSINAVRQGLASMLVFPALLAFQRLQWRGAAMFGVLAASLHYSMLLYLLFAPVLLLGPRMQKAIAGVAFLAYVSGLSMLLVRIGLPSAYAAVMGYSSGAAYRAGVRPDFAAFSIFWYLVPFVLGRLLCEPYGERIRRGTAVYLVMLLPFFVVGWGNYSNRYLLAPWISVSFMVGAMLYHARTPLLRHPLVLWSGLLVSTMVFVYYVRAGVLL, from the coding sequence ATGAGCATGCGCGCGACCGCGTCGGTTCCGGCGCACGGTGATGTCAGTGTCGCCAACGCGCGGTGGGTGCTTGGCGCGTTGCTGATCCTCGCGGCCTGTCTCGTGGCCGATGCGGTGGTTGCCGTCCGCGGTTTCGATGTCGGCACCGATACCCATGTCTACGCGGGCTTCTTCCTGGCCATGCGCGACCATCTGGTGCACACCCGTTTCGAGCCGGGCTTCGTGCTGGTGACGCGTGCGCTGAGCGCCACCGGGATGAGCGTGGCTGCCTACCAAGGCAGCCTCTTTGCACTCTCGCTGCTGGTTGCGGCGACAGCGGCGCGAAGGTACTTCCACTATCTCGACATGCGAGGCGACTACCTGACGTTCCTGGCGGTATCGCTGATGTGCCTGTTCCTCTCGCCGATGTTCGTCAATGGCTCGATCAATGCGGTGCGCCAGGGGCTGGCCTCGATGCTGGTATTCCCGGCCTTGCTCGCCTTCCAGCGGCTGCAGTGGCGGGGCGCCGCGATGTTCGGCGTGCTGGCCGCCAGCCTGCACTATTCCATGCTCCTGTACCTGCTGTTCGCCCCGGTGCTGCTGCTTGGCCCACGCATGCAGAAGGCGATCGCCGGCGTGGCCTTCCTGGCCTATGTCTCGGGTCTGTCGATGCTGCTGGTCCGGATCGGGCTGCCCTCGGCGTACGCAGCGGTGATGGGCTACAGCTCGGGCGCCGCGTACCGGGCGGGTGTGCGCCCGGACTTCGCCGCGTTCTCGATCTTCTGGTACCTGGTTCCCTTCGTCCTAGGACGCCTGCTGTGCGAGCCCTACGGTGAGCGCATTCGCCGGGGCACCGCGGTATACCTAGTCATGCTGCTTCCTTTCTTTGTGGTCGGCTGGGGCAACTATTCCAATCGCTATCTGCTGGCGCCATGGATATCGGTGTCATTCATGGTGGGCGCGATGCTCTATCACGCACGCACGCCACTGCTGCGGCATCCGCTGGTGCTGTGGAGCGGGCTGTTGGTATCGACGATGGTGTTCGTCTATTACGTCAGAGCGGGCGTGCTGCTGTGA
- a CDS encoding glycosyltransferase family 2 protein produces the protein MSVVVPCFRCADTIAAAVASVAGQTLPPAEMLLVDDGSGDGTLARLEALAAHYPPGWIRVFGLPRNGGPSGARNLGWEHASQPWIAFLDADDSWHPQKLKLQMEVLDADPSIALLAHRMNVQPRSAPPPALAYPLKVSVVAGHLLQLRSPFPTASIVLRRDLPFRFDANRWRAEDFMLWAQILLSGHRCARINQVLASWHKEPFGAGGLSGDLSAMYMAAVDVRRALRRQSLLGSGQWLVAHLFGLARYARRRALTAVRRAGKGRDA, from the coding sequence GTGAGCGTGGTGGTCCCGTGCTTCCGCTGCGCTGACACGATCGCAGCCGCGGTGGCGTCGGTCGCGGGACAAACGCTGCCGCCGGCCGAGATGCTGCTGGTGGATGATGGGAGCGGCGACGGCACGCTGGCCCGGCTGGAGGCGCTGGCCGCGCACTATCCGCCAGGCTGGATCCGGGTGTTCGGCCTGCCGCGCAACGGCGGTCCCTCCGGCGCCCGCAACCTCGGCTGGGAGCACGCCTCGCAGCCGTGGATCGCCTTCCTCGATGCGGACGACAGCTGGCATCCGCAGAAATTGAAGCTGCAGATGGAGGTGCTGGACGCCGACCCCTCGATCGCGCTGCTGGCGCACCGGATGAACGTGCAACCGCGCTCGGCACCGCCTCCGGCGCTCGCATATCCACTCAAGGTATCGGTGGTCGCTGGCCATCTGCTCCAGCTTCGCAGTCCGTTTCCCACCGCCTCCATCGTGCTGCGCCGCGACCTGCCGTTCCGCTTCGACGCAAACCGCTGGCGTGCCGAGGACTTCATGTTGTGGGCACAGATCCTGCTCTCCGGGCATCGCTGCGCCCGGATCAACCAGGTGCTCGCGTCCTGGCACAAGGAGCCTTTTGGTGCCGGCGGCCTCAGCGGCGACCTCTCGGCGATGTACATGGCGGCGGTGGACGTGCGCCGTGCGTTGCGTCGACAGAGCCTGCTGGGTTCGGGGCAGTGGCTGGTCGCCCATCTCTTCGGACTGGCGCGCTACGCCCGACGACGGGCGCTCACTGCGGTACGGCGTGCCGGCAAGGGGCGTGACGCATGA
- a CDS encoding polysaccharide pyruvyl transferase family protein, with protein sequence MKRFYLSGQRTFGNRGCEAIVRSTVGLLAGQFGKIEVLVPSVDIAADRAQWRDAEASGVRFVPAYLPVQARAWVQLQRLPLPLLKRAGWPFPMPDRLRRDLSSVDAVLAVGGDNYSLDYRIPSPIMALDHFAMDLGKPVMLWGGSVGPFEREPALVESMRRHLSRMRCVAVRESVSHAYLTETLELGNVIRMPDPAFTLMAEPVEVQPFWPRNSNGVLGLNVSQLIERYRRPGQDILAAVAELIRHAVTEHGLGVLLVPHVNALSGDNRGGDADYMQSLLTNLGPSVTMMPSTFNAAQSKYVIGKLRFFIGARTHATIAALSSGVPTVSIAYSIKARGINRDLFGNEDMVLPTTKVSTASLRAALGGLMDREDTLRAVLATRVGELQTGACTAAMRLADIVASRV encoded by the coding sequence ATGAAGCGGTTCTATCTCTCCGGCCAGCGCACCTTCGGCAACCGCGGCTGCGAGGCGATCGTGCGCAGCACGGTCGGCTTGCTCGCCGGCCAGTTCGGCAAGATCGAGGTGTTGGTGCCCTCGGTCGATATCGCCGCCGACCGTGCGCAGTGGCGCGACGCGGAGGCGAGCGGGGTGCGCTTCGTACCGGCCTACCTTCCGGTCCAGGCGCGGGCATGGGTGCAGTTGCAGCGTCTACCCCTGCCGCTGCTCAAGCGTGCCGGGTGGCCATTCCCGATGCCGGACCGGCTGCGACGGGACCTTTCCAGCGTCGACGCCGTGCTGGCCGTAGGCGGCGACAATTACTCGCTCGACTATCGCATCCCCTCGCCGATCATGGCCCTGGACCATTTCGCTATGGACCTGGGCAAGCCGGTCATGCTCTGGGGTGGCTCGGTCGGCCCTTTCGAACGCGAACCGGCACTGGTCGAATCGATGCGTCGGCACCTGTCTCGCATGCGCTGTGTTGCCGTGCGCGAATCGGTCAGCCATGCCTATCTCACCGAGACCCTGGAGCTGGGCAACGTGATCCGCATGCCCGATCCGGCATTCACCCTGATGGCCGAGCCGGTGGAGGTGCAGCCGTTCTGGCCGCGCAACTCCAACGGTGTGCTTGGACTCAACGTGAGCCAGCTGATCGAGCGTTACCGGCGCCCGGGCCAGGACATTCTTGCCGCGGTAGCCGAACTGATTCGCCACGCGGTGACCGAGCACGGTCTTGGCGTGCTGCTGGTTCCCCATGTCAATGCCCTCAGCGGCGACAACCGCGGCGGCGACGCCGACTACATGCAATCGCTGCTGACCAACCTGGGCCCGTCGGTGACGATGATGCCATCGACCTTCAACGCTGCGCAGAGCAAGTACGTGATCGGGAAGCTGCGCTTTTTTATCGGCGCCCGCACCCATGCCACCATCGCCGCGCTCTCCAGCGGCGTGCCTACGGTGTCGATCGCCTACAGCATCAAGGCACGCGGCATCAATCGCGACCTTTTCGGCAACGAGGACATGGTGCTGCCCACGACGAAGGTGTCGACGGCGAGCCTTCGCGCAGCACTGGGCGGCCTGATGGACCGCGAGGACACACTCCGCGCCGTGCTCGCCACGCGCGTCGGGGAGCTCCAGACGGGCGCATGCACCGCCGCCATGCGCCTCGCAGACATCGTGGCGAGTCGCGTATGA
- a CDS encoding nitroreductase family protein yields the protein MNPGGRIKVALRPFRNLLWAMAGFGYDFSRFVRYGGWRGSGDANKRDYKAVKIYHRLEKSLSFRGRRTDSGWDAAGDLVGLLDRRRVEGGVPGYHETVGIKVLGDFRAASDGGGGTAQRVGAFLDRTRIDSLAGGVIACSAEALLAGRLDNPERFFLSRHSVRDFRPGPVPRELIERAVRLALKTPSVCNRQAWHVYQLDTREGIDRALALQNGNRGFGQDVPCLLLITTDLRAFDTHGERFQHWVDGGMFAMAMVLALHALGMGACCLNWSRGAGDDRRLRRHVAIAPAHTLVMMLAVGYPSEHLKVCYSARRPLESVLTHLDTRS from the coding sequence ATGAACCCGGGCGGACGCATCAAGGTTGCTCTGCGACCCTTCCGCAACCTGCTGTGGGCGATGGCCGGATTCGGCTACGACTTCTCGCGCTTCGTCCGCTATGGCGGCTGGCGCGGAAGCGGCGATGCGAACAAGCGCGACTACAAGGCGGTGAAGATCTACCACCGCCTAGAAAAAAGCCTGAGCTTTCGCGGCCGCCGCACGGATTCGGGATGGGATGCCGCCGGTGACCTGGTCGGATTGCTGGATCGCCGCCGTGTCGAGGGTGGCGTGCCGGGCTACCACGAGACCGTGGGCATCAAGGTGTTGGGGGACTTCCGTGCGGCTTCCGATGGCGGCGGTGGCACCGCGCAACGGGTCGGCGCATTCCTCGACCGCACCCGGATCGATTCGTTGGCCGGCGGGGTGATCGCCTGCAGTGCGGAGGCCTTGCTGGCAGGTCGACTGGACAATCCGGAGCGCTTCTTCCTCAGTCGTCACTCGGTGCGCGATTTCCGTCCCGGGCCGGTTCCCCGTGAGCTGATCGAACGCGCCGTGCGCCTGGCCTTGAAGACGCCCTCGGTATGCAACCGGCAGGCTTGGCACGTATACCAACTGGATACGCGCGAAGGCATCGATCGCGCCCTGGCCCTTCAGAACGGCAACAGGGGCTTTGGCCAGGACGTGCCCTGCCTGTTACTGATCACCACCGACCTGCGCGCGTTCGACACCCATGGCGAGCGCTTCCAGCACTGGGTCGACGGCGGCATGTTCGCGATGGCGATGGTACTGGCGCTGCATGCGCTTGGCATGGGGGCGTGCTGCCTCAACTGGAGTCGCGGCGCGGGCGACGACCGACGCCTGCGCCGGCACGTGGCGATCGCTCCGGCGCACACGCTAGTCATGATGCTGGCGGTCGGATACCCCAGCGAACACCTAAAGGTCTGCTACTCGGCGCGGCGGCCGCTCGAGAGCGTGCTCACCCACTTGGATACCCGATCATGA